The Antedon mediterranea chromosome 11, ecAntMedi1.1, whole genome shotgun sequence genome window below encodes:
- the LOC140062792 gene encoding cannabinoid receptor 1-like, whose amino-acid sequence MNNSEANTFTGAIYNASAVVLVIRLLISTVGVIANLVVIVVFLHNKSYKKNVPIKLLIHQSVIDMVCSLLFTLALFKLKFECLIRILGWYVAVTSSYNLVVITIERYFAVFFPVIYRQRKLKKTLLLYCIVSYLPGCILVVSNVIAYKHKEFFCNSDRKNINEIVSSLVCWIIPITIMTYCYGHILWKLYKKSVVRASRDRQSFGSRLKNNNILSTLLMVTSVYFVTVSPLYTCFLIDSLCSMCLEPILYSITSVFLALNFTINPFIYGMAFKEFQQGFLKLKKRVIPNFTCKARNTIQAQNNAE is encoded by the coding sequence ATGAATAACTCCGAAGCAAATACATTTACCGGCGCAATTTACAATGCTTCTGCTGTTGTTCTTGTCATCAGACTGTTAATAAGTACTGTTGGTGTTATTGCGAATTTAGTAGTCATTGTTGTGTTTCTACACAACAAAAGTTATAAGAAGAATGTTCCAATAAAGCTGTTAATTCACCAGTCCGTCATTGATATGGTATGTTCTTTGCTGTTTACTTtagctttatttaaattgaaGTTTGAGTGTCTTATCAGGATATTGGGCTGGTATGTAGCAGTTACATCTTCATACAATCTCGTTGTGATAACAATTGAGCGATATTTTGCTGTATTTTTTCCCGTCATTTACCGCCaaagaaaattaaagaaaacattgctactatattgtattgtttcCTACCTACCTGGATGTATTCTGGTGGTGTCCAATGTAATAGCATATAAGCACAAAGAATTTTTTTGTAATTCGGACAGGAAAAATATCAATGAAATAGTGTCGTCATTAGTCTGCTGGATCATACCAATTACTATCATGACCTACTGTTATGGACACATTCTATGGAAACTGTATAAGAAGTCCGTAGTTCGTGCTTCAAGGGATAGGCAAAGCTTTGGTAgtcgattgaaaaataataatattttatcaacTTTACTGATGGTTACTTCTGTGTATTTCGTAACAGTTTCACCACTCTACACCTGTTTTTTAATTGATAGCCTATGCTCAATGTGCCTCGAACCTATTCTGTATTCTATAACATCTGTATTTCTTGCTTTGAATTTTACAATAAATCCATTTATCTACGGAATGGCTTTCAAGGAATTTCAGCAAGGAtttttaaagttgaaaaaaCGTGTCATTCCTAACTTTACATGCAAAGCGAGAAACACTATTCAAGCTCAAAATAATGCTGAATAA